One window of the Falco biarmicus isolate bFalBia1 chromosome 2, bFalBia1.pri, whole genome shotgun sequence genome contains the following:
- the NIPA1 gene encoding magnesium transporter NIPA1, with protein MRMAVGAAAGEGAAQSPGPAAVSLGLSVAVVSSLVNGSTFVLQKKGIVRARGRGTSYLTDIVWWSGTIAMALGQIGNFLAYTAVPTVLVTPLGALGVPFGSILASYLLKEKLNILGKLGCLLSCAGSVVLIIHSPKSESVTTQAELEEKLTNPVFVGYLCIVLLMLLLLIFWIAPAHGPTNIMVYISICSLLGSFTVPSTKGIGLAAQDIFHNNPSSQRALYLCLVLLAVLGCSIIIQFRYINKALECFDSSVFGAIYYVVFTTLVLLASAILFREWSNVGVVDFLGMACGFTTVSIGIVLIQVFKEFNFNIGDLNKPNMKTD; from the exons ATGCGGATGGCGGTCGGTGCGGCAGCGGGCGAGGGGGCAGCGCagagccccggccccgccgccgtgTCGCTGGGCTTGAGCGTGGCCGTGGTCTCCAGCCTGGTGAACGGCTCCACCTTCGTCCTGCAGAAGAAAGGGATCGTGCGGGCCCGCGGGCGAG GTACTTCGTACTTAACAGATATAGTATGGTGGTCTGGCACTATTGCAA TGGCCCTGGGTCAAATAGGGAATTTCTTGGCCTACACTGCAGTCCCAACTGTGCTAGTGACGCCCTTGGGAGCTCTTGGCGTTCCATTTGG GTCCATTTTAGCTTCTTACTTACTGAAAGAGAAACTGAACATTCTTGGCAAGCTGGGATGTTTGCTGAGCTGCGCTGGGTCTGTTGTTCTCATCATCCATTCCCCAAAGTCCGAGAGTGTAACAACTCAGGCTGAGCTTGAAGAGAAGCTTACAAATCCAG ttttcgTGGGTTATCTCTGCATAGTGCTGCTAATGCTTCTCCTGCTTATCTTCTGGATAGCTCCAGCTCATGGACCTACTAATATCATGGTTTACATCAGTATTTGTTCTCTGTTGGGCAGTTTCACTGTTCCCAGCACAAAAGGCATTGGGCTGGCGGCTCAAGACATCTTTCATAATAACCCATCAAGTCAAAGGGCTCTGTACCTATGTCTGGTACTTCTGGCAGTATTAGGATGTAGCATTATCATTCAGTTCAGATACATCAATAAGGCACTGGAATGTTTTGACTCCTCTGTGTTTGGTGCCATCTACTATGTTGTGTTTACCACCCTAGTCCTGTTGGCTTCAGCCATCCTTTTCAGAGAATGGAGTAATGTAGGAGTGGTAGATTTCTTGGGAATGGCTTGTGGTTTCACCACAGTATCTATTGGAATTGTTCTTATACAAGTCTTCAAGGAATTCAACTTCAATATTGGGGATTTAAATAAACCTAACATGaagacagattaa